From Canis lupus baileyi chromosome 16, mCanLup2.hap1, whole genome shotgun sequence, a single genomic window includes:
- the NDUFA8 gene encoding NADH dehydrogenase [ubiquinone] 1 alpha subcomplex subunit 8, whose amino-acid sequence MPGIVELPTLEDLKVQEVKVSSSVLKAAAHHYGVQCDKPNKEFMLCRWEEKDPRRCLEEGKLVNQCALDFFRQIKLHCAEPFTDYWTCIDYSGLQLLRRCRQQQAKFDECVLDKLGWVRPDLGELSKVTKVKTDRPLPENPYHSRPRPEPNPEIEGELKPAKHGSRLFFWTM is encoded by the exons ATGCCGGGGATAGTGGAGCTGCCCACCCTGGAGGACCTGAAGGTGCAGGAG GTGAAAGTCAGTTCTTCGGTGCTCAAAGCTGCCGCCCATCACTACGGAGTTCAGTGTGACAAGCCCAACAAGGAGTTCATGCTATGCCGCTGGGAAGAGAAAGACCCCAGGCGGTGTTTAGAGGAAGGCAAGCTTGTCAACCAGTGTGCTCTGGACTTCTTCAG GCAGATAAAGCTTCACTGTGCAGAGCCTTTTACAGACTATTGGACATGCATTGATTATTCTGGCCTGCAGTTACTTCGTCGCTGTCGCCAACAGCAGGCCAAGTTTGACGAATGTGTGCTGGACAAACTGGGCTGGGTACGACCTGACCTGGGAGAGCTGTCCAAG GTCACCAAAGTGAAAACAGATCGGCCTTTACCGGAGAATCCCTATCACTCAAGACCAAGACCAGAGCCCAACCCTGAGATAGAGGGAGAGCTGAAGCCTGCCAAACATGGCAGCCGCCTTTTTTTCTGGACCATGTAA